One Bufo gargarizans isolate SCDJY-AF-19 chromosome 3, ASM1485885v1, whole genome shotgun sequence DNA segment encodes these proteins:
- the LOC122932754 gene encoding inhibin beta B chain-like, which produces MASRTKKEGICFYMLALLGAWAASTQTGGRKTECPSCGVQDKDAMMEMAKQQILQKLHLRERPNITHPIPRAAVVNALRRLHLTKPRMEGLFGSPSWDSNSESYETEQQSYEIISFAESENSNKSSTTLTFQFTRDNEQNVHVLQAHLWVYFKSNRTNQANQTIRLYMVQKSESTRILLHEKHIEPRWTGWQTFPFKQMLQTFFDEGNKSLKLELDCQGCEDMPAIVNTNDSYQPFLVAQAKVRDKSHHASKRSLKCDQNSNLCCRKDYYVEFKDLGWNDWIIKPEGYQINYCMGLCPMHVAGAPGMAASFHTTVFNLIKANNIQTAVSSCCVPTKRRPLSMLYFDRNNNIVKTDIPDMIVEACGCS; this is translated from the exons ATGGCTTCAAGAACCAAAAAAGAAGGCATATGTTTTTATATGCTTGCCCTGCTAGGTGCTTGGGCAGCCTCTACCCAGACTGGAGGTAGGAAGACTGAATGCCCATCCTGCGGGGTACAAGACAAAGATGCAATGATGGAGATGGCCAAGCAACAGATACTACAGAAATTACATCTAAGGGAAAGACCAAATATCACACATCCAATTCCCAGAGCAGCAGTGGTCAATGCTCTGCGCAGATTGCATTTAACAAAGCCTAGAATGGAAGGTCTTTTTGGGTCTCCAAGCTGGGACAGCAATAGTGAGAGTTATGAGACAGAACAACAAAGCTATGAAATCATCAGCTTTGCTGAATCAG aaaacAGTAACAAGTCCAGCACAACTCTGACCTTCCAGTTTACCAGAGATAATGAACAAAATGTGCATGTCCTGCAAGCCCATCTCTGGGTTTACTTCAAGTCCAACAGAACAAACCAGGCCAATCAAACTATTCGATTATATATGGTGCAGAAATCTGAAAGTACACGTATTTTATTACATGAGAAACATATAGAGCCAAGATGGACAGGTTGGCAAACATTTCCATTTAAACAAATGCTGCAGACCTTCTTTGATGAAGGAAATAAAAGTTTAAAACTAGAACTTGATTGTCAGGGATGCGAGGACATGCCTGCCATTGTCAATACTAATGATTCCTATCAGCCATTTCTCGTAGCACAAGCAAAAGTACGAGATAAAAGCCACCATGCTTCAAAAAGAAGTCTCAAATGTGACCAGAATTCTAACCTTTGCTGCAGGAAAGACTATTATGTAGAATTTAAGGACCTTGGGTGGAATGATTGGATTATAAAACCTGAGGGTTACCAAATAAATTATTGCATGGGTCTTTGTCCAATGCATGTGGCAGGGGCACCTGGCATGGCCGCCTCATTCCATACCACAGTCTTCAATCTTATTAAAGCCAACAACATCCAGACAGCAGTGAGTTCCTGCTGTGTTCCGACAAAAAGACGACCGCTGTCCATGCTTTATTTTGATAGAAATAACAACATTGTTAAGACTGACATTCCTGATATGATCGTAGAAGCATGTGGATGCAGCTAG